A part of Novipirellula artificiosorum genomic DNA contains:
- a CDS encoding DUF1579 family protein gives MIRTLSIVCLGLIVLVASAKRSTPSKSTERGVLRGYVGDWDLAFDADDPFSQGTLSGECVLGGTYLEQTGELKARFVPYNAKIKVLTTYDANTSQYKRWAFLSNGRSLSYTGTWDPKTTTMVWVSEYSEPLSKQTVRTTTTEEFRDGDTIDVSKVSMSGGREVGRSIERRTRRK, from the coding sequence ATGATCCGTACCCTTTCGATCGTCTGTCTCGGGTTGATCGTTCTTGTTGCCTCTGCCAAGAGAAGTACGCCGTCGAAGTCTACAGAGCGTGGCGTACTGCGCGGCTACGTCGGCGACTGGGATCTCGCCTTCGATGCGGACGATCCTTTTTCGCAAGGAACACTCAGTGGAGAATGCGTGCTGGGTGGTACGTATCTCGAACAGACCGGTGAACTGAAAGCCCGATTCGTACCCTACAATGCGAAAATTAAGGTGTTGACAACCTACGACGCGAATACGAGCCAGTACAAACGGTGGGCATTCTTGTCGAATGGTCGTAGCCTTTCCTACACGGGGACTTGGGATCCCAAAACGACGACGATGGTGTGGGTCTCAGAATACTCCGAGCCACTGTCAAAACAGACCGTGCGGACAACGACAACCGAAGAATTCCGTGACGGTGATACCATCGATGTGTCCAAAGTCTCGATGAGTGGAGGGCGCGAGGTTGGTCGCTCAATCGAACGAAGAACGCGCCGCAAATAA
- a CDS encoding glycoside hydrolase family 2 protein, translating to MIFVRYTASLAIVCSLLSHSALAEPTAAARQHVSLDGTWEIAFDAGNKGRAADWHRDAAFSALVEKQKIPVPSCWEELEKDYEGVAYYRRKFTVPKDWNGKVVRLHFDAVNFFSEVWVNNTAVGTHDGGFTPFEFRVDDLLRLDRENTLVVRVAGPILLQDKRIDGVGKMETPQWRGGITGGIWQSVRLVATDSVYVEDTFIEPKIADDSAALHMQLSNTGDQTTSADVEIVIRSTKTPERIVATLRKKYDLKPGLNQHSETLHIPDATYWSPDDPHLYRAEVRVVSADAVSDKWTTRFGMREFTIRNKQFYLNGKPLYLKATFFEGLYPTGVAYPDSREMAIREIRLAKEAGFNMIRPWRKPPPPMWLDLADELGVLTVGSLVVECMGFPSESARLPGWVENEVSESILRDRNRACVVQWELFNELKQPVLKRLLRPMAILSRQLDPTRLILDESGGWAQGANMYLPYQSEPVKFNDVHFYPGGQVNQSQYDRILLIGKTKEEQRAMGLAGLPMPGKNVQPGLMSYLSELGYASWPDIVGNNAMFRERGNPILPATVTTKNLEKHLGHAFKRTGFDKAFPDLRAYCLEEQRIHGIANKRMIEATRTNPEISGYCIHALTDGDWILGAAILDLWRNPKTLAYEMTKQANQPQIVSVHVIPRNVYAGQEAKVSITGINELRSTQAIVTVHVESLDGKTLSTNTLTKDFQHGISDLYTDLIKTDSMRGSYRVRVDVKDPSGRLITSNQRAFDVFEREQIGRPTGQVSVVETGNTVSAHLKNNGIKTIPFSSDLDLSCPVVIGAISKATPDFRKTVGEVKEFVTRGGYAICLDVAGPSLTWGAPNPEPKPKDDDGSWSWIVPRVLTDSDVDQLPLSGKLYATEGNYISRNHIVTDHPVFDGLPTNELMSGVYENVCANKSICRPNRGQYISGVITYDQHKNMDNSLRHYNGIGDVLWAADVLLVTEGNSDGKILYSTLRIMENLGKDPVADKLLVNMLNQVGQSDADGVHH from the coding sequence ATGATCTTTGTCCGATATACCGCCTCATTGGCAATCGTGTGCAGCCTTCTTAGTCATTCTGCCCTGGCGGAACCAACCGCAGCCGCAAGGCAACATGTATCTTTGGACGGAACGTGGGAGATCGCCTTTGATGCAGGCAACAAGGGTCGGGCGGCGGATTGGCACCGGGATGCGGCGTTTTCGGCGCTGGTCGAAAAGCAGAAGATTCCAGTTCCGAGCTGCTGGGAGGAGCTTGAGAAAGACTACGAAGGTGTGGCCTATTACAGACGCAAGTTCACCGTTCCGAAGGATTGGAATGGGAAGGTCGTTCGTTTGCACTTTGATGCCGTTAACTTCTTCTCAGAAGTTTGGGTGAACAATACGGCCGTCGGCACTCATGACGGTGGATTCACGCCTTTCGAATTCCGCGTCGACGATCTCCTGAGACTCGACCGGGAGAATACACTCGTCGTGCGCGTCGCTGGTCCGATTTTGCTGCAGGACAAACGAATCGACGGAGTGGGGAAGATGGAGACGCCGCAATGGCGCGGCGGCATCACCGGCGGCATCTGGCAGTCGGTACGCTTGGTCGCCACCGATTCCGTCTACGTGGAAGACACGTTTATCGAGCCGAAGATCGCCGATGACAGTGCGGCACTGCATATGCAATTGAGCAACACCGGCGACCAAACTACATCCGCTGATGTGGAGATCGTGATTCGTTCAACCAAAACGCCCGAGCGTATTGTCGCCACATTGCGCAAGAAATATGACCTCAAACCGGGATTGAACCAGCACAGCGAAACGTTGCACATACCCGACGCCACCTACTGGTCGCCCGACGATCCTCATCTGTACCGCGCCGAAGTCAGGGTGGTGTCAGCCGATGCGGTCTCGGACAAATGGACGACGCGATTCGGGATGCGAGAGTTCACGATTCGCAACAAACAGTTCTATCTCAATGGGAAGCCGCTCTACCTGAAAGCGACGTTCTTCGAGGGCCTTTACCCGACCGGCGTGGCCTATCCCGACAGCCGCGAAATGGCGATCCGCGAGATCAGGCTCGCCAAAGAGGCTGGCTTCAATATGATCCGCCCTTGGCGCAAGCCGCCGCCACCGATGTGGCTGGACCTTGCTGATGAGCTGGGCGTCCTGACCGTCGGTAGCCTGGTGGTGGAATGTATGGGCTTCCCGTCCGAATCGGCTCGGCTGCCTGGCTGGGTGGAAAACGAAGTAAGCGAGAGCATCTTGCGCGACCGCAATCGTGCCTGCGTGGTGCAATGGGAGTTATTCAACGAGTTGAAACAGCCCGTCCTAAAGCGATTGCTGCGTCCGATGGCGATTCTTTCGCGCCAGCTCGACCCGACGCGGCTGATTCTTGATGAATCGGGCGGATGGGCCCAAGGTGCAAACATGTATCTGCCTTACCAGTCCGAACCGGTCAAGTTCAACGATGTCCATTTCTATCCTGGTGGGCAGGTAAACCAGTCGCAGTACGATCGCATCCTGTTGATTGGCAAAACGAAGGAAGAGCAGAGAGCGATGGGCTTGGCGGGCCTGCCGATGCCTGGCAAGAACGTACAGCCAGGTCTCATGTCTTATCTGTCGGAACTCGGCTATGCCAGTTGGCCCGACATCGTGGGAAACAACGCGATGTTTCGGGAACGTGGAAACCCGATCTTGCCGGCGACCGTTACAACCAAGAACTTGGAGAAACATCTGGGACACGCCTTCAAGCGTACCGGATTCGACAAGGCATTTCCGGATCTGCGAGCTTACTGCCTGGAAGAGCAACGAATACACGGCATCGCCAACAAGCGTATGATCGAGGCCACGCGAACGAATCCCGAGATCAGCGGTTACTGCATTCACGCCCTGACCGACGGCGATTGGATCCTGGGTGCGGCGATTCTCGATCTGTGGCGGAATCCCAAAACCTTGGCCTACGAGATGACCAAGCAGGCCAACCAGCCACAAATCGTTTCCGTTCATGTCATTCCACGGAATGTGTATGCGGGACAAGAAGCCAAAGTATCTATTACGGGAATCAACGAACTGCGGTCCACTCAAGCGATAGTGACTGTCCACGTCGAGTCACTCGATGGAAAAACGCTCTCCACCAACACGCTCACCAAGGACTTCCAACACGGGATCTCGGACCTCTACACGGATCTAATTAAGACCGACTCGATGCGAGGTAGCTACCGTGTTCGAGTCGATGTCAAGGATCCATCCGGCCGACTGATCACGAGCAATCAGCGGGCATTTGATGTCTTTGAGAGAGAACAAATCGGCAGGCCGACAGGGCAGGTGTCCGTCGTCGAAACCGGCAATACGGTGAGTGCTCATCTAAAGAATAACGGCATCAAGACAATTCCATTCTCTTCGGACTTGGACCTGTCATGTCCGGTGGTTATCGGAGCGATCAGCAAGGCGACGCCCGACTTTCGAAAGACCGTCGGCGAGGTCAAGGAGTTTGTCACGCGTGGCGGATACGCGATATGCCTTGATGTCGCCGGGCCAAGCCTAACTTGGGGGGCTCCCAATCCCGAGCCAAAGCCGAAAGATGATGACGGCAGTTGGAGTTGGATCGTACCGCGAGTCTTGACCGACAGTGACGTGGACCAACTGCCGCTGAGTGGGAAACTGTACGCGACGGAAGGAAACTACATCTCACGAAATCACATTGTGACCGATCACCCCGTGTTCGACGGCCTGCCGACAAACGAATTGATGAGTGGAGTCTACGAAAACGTCTGCGCGAACAAGTCGATCTGTCGCCCTAACAGAGGCCAATACATCAGCGGTGTCATTACGTACGACCAACATAAAAATATGGATAACTCGCTTCGTCATTACAACGGCATCGGCGATGTGCTCTGGGCAGCCGACGTGCTGCTCGTAACCGAGGGCAACAGCGACGGCAAGATTCTGTACTCTACCCTCAGGATCATGGAGAACTTGGGCAAAGACCCTGTTGCGGACAAGCTGCTCGTTAACATGCTCAACCAAGTCGGGCAAAGCGATGCTGATGGTGTACATCATTAG
- a CDS encoding glycoside hydrolase family 16 protein: MRYLNFNFCCVTIATWHVVLASSCLATDHTRTSRDSASTIEAEPIDDRPSWQRGEKATGGYLKIDTTGTLNNNIDASCLRFPVRAKENSILTFKLARDPARDAWKTRVRFVSDNKVLKVGGIAEKEGGLLGTGRSTCSKGSDGWWNISICLSDHVKATEVTGIDFGRTGGGTTEYFVDDIYLDDTKLWAEPGDPLNDSQGVATAIHIADRMVEAQWPEKIAAGRLASDDYPTTHVPSRYSNRVFEDHFVTFDESKWNRGISNKETGSSHLVNKKRGGGLNILNQDKYAGYITDEDSFVQDGVLFLQNQKRRYRGTEPPPWEWDVKAMGWRKTPRPADFPVSRTHFDYTSGWINSFDKFGFNGTKNPTYLEVRAKFPNGKNVWPAIWMVGIKTWPPEIDIWEYFGWHWSENHQDYMAMRYIYPTQWPQTWLKNGNTSYLSQSFVEKHNADTIWHTYGFEWAGDVMVWYLNGEEVHRKHRYGSDPYDMPAEHAQRSWPDEALYLTLNNGVLAQTNPGSPFNPNDKHPAVFPNYLSIDYIAVYQDKAKLDGIMTREEIEARKK; this comes from the coding sequence ATGAGATACCTGAATTTCAACTTCTGCTGCGTCACAATTGCGACTTGGCATGTTGTGTTGGCATCGTCGTGTTTGGCGACCGACCACACGCGGACAAGCCGTGACAGCGCCTCGACCATCGAGGCCGAGCCCATCGACGACAGGCCCAGTTGGCAGCGCGGAGAAAAAGCGACTGGAGGGTACCTGAAAATCGATACCACAGGCACACTCAACAATAACATCGACGCTTCTTGTCTTCGCTTTCCAGTCCGTGCGAAGGAAAATAGTATCTTGACTTTCAAACTGGCTCGGGATCCAGCTCGTGATGCCTGGAAAACGAGAGTTCGTTTCGTCAGTGACAATAAGGTTTTGAAAGTTGGTGGAATCGCAGAGAAAGAGGGTGGACTGTTAGGAACGGGGCGTAGCACTTGTTCCAAAGGTTCGGACGGGTGGTGGAACATATCGATCTGCCTGTCCGATCATGTCAAAGCGACGGAGGTCACCGGCATCGATTTTGGCAGAACCGGCGGAGGAACAACCGAGTATTTCGTTGATGACATCTATCTGGATGATACAAAGCTCTGGGCTGAACCAGGAGACCCCTTGAACGACAGCCAAGGTGTGGCCACAGCCATTCACATCGCTGACAGAATGGTCGAAGCACAATGGCCAGAAAAGATCGCGGCTGGCCGACTAGCGTCCGACGATTATCCCACAACCCATGTTCCTTCACGCTATTCGAACCGGGTTTTTGAAGACCATTTTGTTACGTTTGACGAAAGCAAATGGAATCGAGGCATCTCTAATAAGGAAACTGGAAGTTCTCACCTTGTGAACAAAAAGCGAGGAGGCGGCCTCAATATCCTCAATCAAGACAAGTACGCCGGGTACATCACCGATGAAGACTCCTTCGTTCAGGACGGCGTCCTCTTTTTGCAGAACCAGAAACGACGATATCGCGGAACCGAGCCTCCACCCTGGGAGTGGGATGTGAAGGCTATGGGTTGGCGGAAGACTCCAAGGCCTGCAGACTTTCCCGTTAGTCGGACCCACTTTGACTACACCAGCGGATGGATCAACTCCTTTGATAAGTTTGGATTCAATGGCACGAAGAATCCCACCTATCTTGAGGTCCGCGCAAAATTTCCCAATGGAAAAAACGTATGGCCTGCCATCTGGATGGTGGGAATCAAAACCTGGCCTCCCGAGATCGATATCTGGGAATACTTCGGCTGGCATTGGAGTGAGAATCATCAAGATTACATGGCCATGCGATACATTTATCCGACCCAATGGCCTCAAACCTGGCTAAAAAATGGAAACACATCCTATCTATCGCAGAGCTTTGTCGAAAAACACAATGCCGACACGATCTGGCATACTTATGGCTTCGAATGGGCTGGAGATGTGATGGTTTGGTATCTCAATGGAGAAGAAGTCCATCGTAAGCATCGTTATGGCTCTGATCCTTACGATATGCCAGCTGAGCATGCCCAAAGATCATGGCCAGATGAAGCCCTTTACCTAACCTTGAATAATGGCGTGCTGGCTCAAACCAACCCAGGCAGCCCCTTCAACCCCAACGACAAACATCCGGCAGTATTCCCGAATTACTTGTCCATCGACTACATAGCGGTTTACCAGGACAAAGCGAAACTCGATGGGATCATGACGCGCGAAGAGATTGAAGCGAGAAAGAAATGA
- a CDS encoding glycoside hydrolase family protein, with the protein MSKAVLTVALLAPLALVPAAEPPARGFPGRLPLTKPTDRPLSAAMQRAYDFWGIASLGSPRGVSQNDRMELYSNFRYSRLEGFDYSCNTSRRDPTKVLKIDGTYYVWYTHRKTEAPPSGTGKATDTIPSADWDLAEIWYATSNDGFAWQEQGVAVPRPPKPDYGWRSVTTPDVLVFKGKYYLYYKGQPIHSSDESPGLELVRAQGLAISEDPLGPFTKHPLNPVITSGHETCLFPWKGGIAAITSLDGPEKNTVQFAPDGVNFEIMSSIEMPPLAPGPFVADAFSDNEDGRGITWGLCHIPPPVDATAPGNWAENAHFTLARFDCDLSRDTHRSNFKSTYPGRYDEEAFFSSRAHLSGWLLNQVKKEQQQLDRNTILQQQ; encoded by the coding sequence ATGTCAAAAGCCGTACTCACCGTCGCGTTGCTGGCTCCGCTGGCCCTGGTGCCGGCTGCCGAGCCGCCTGCCAGGGGATTTCCCGGCCGGCTGCCTTTGACGAAACCGACTGACCGACCGCTCAGCGCGGCGATGCAGCGGGCTTATGACTTTTGGGGAATCGCGTCTTTGGGTTCGCCGCGTGGGGTCTCACAAAATGATCGAATGGAGTTGTACAGCAACTTTCGCTACTCACGTTTGGAGGGATTCGACTACAGCTGCAATACGTCTCGACGCGACCCCACGAAAGTCCTCAAGATCGATGGGACTTATTATGTTTGGTACACCCATCGCAAAACCGAGGCTCCCCCGAGCGGCACGGGCAAGGCGACCGACACGATTCCGTCGGCGGATTGGGATCTCGCGGAAATCTGGTATGCCACCAGCAACGATGGCTTCGCCTGGCAAGAGCAGGGAGTCGCGGTTCCCCGGCCGCCAAAACCAGATTATGGCTGGCGCAGCGTGACGACGCCGGACGTTCTCGTGTTCAAAGGGAAATACTACCTTTACTACAAAGGCCAGCCGATCCATTCGAGCGACGAGTCTCCCGGCCTTGAACTTGTCCGCGCACAAGGGCTGGCGATCTCGGAAGATCCACTCGGACCATTCACCAAGCATCCGCTTAATCCCGTTATCACTTCAGGGCATGAAACTTGCCTGTTTCCATGGAAAGGGGGAATCGCTGCCATTACGAGTCTGGATGGACCGGAGAAGAACACCGTGCAGTTCGCACCCGATGGTGTGAATTTCGAAATCATGTCCAGCATTGAAATGCCGCCGCTTGCGCCGGGGCCGTTTGTGGCTGATGCGTTTTCGGATAACGAGGATGGCCGCGGCATCACTTGGGGGCTTTGCCACATTCCGCCGCCGGTCGATGCCACCGCTCCGGGGAACTGGGCGGAAAACGCCCATTTCACACTCGCTCGATTCGATTGCGATTTGAGCCGGGATACTCATCGGTCGAATTTCAAGAGTACCTACCCGGGACGATATGACGAGGAGGCGTTCTTCTCATCGCGAGCCCATCTTTCCGGCTGGCTATTGAACCAGGTGAAGAAGGAGCAGCAGCAACTCGACCGGAACACGATTCTCCAGCAGCAGTGA
- a CDS encoding beta-agarase → MKIQTTLFATAMFALVIAMFAESAIAEPGKDSDLATGYVHAKQIDGVWWFINPDGQRFVSLGVNHIEPHLWLAPYNKEATLKRYGQDMVTEGARFNPEGTAVKRWIDRQIEICDDLHFNTFGKHTHESIDRALYEDRMYYIASLETAPLAGWRERKGQGPRPDVFSRDFEAFLDRRVHDVCAENKESRNLLGYLYTDVPSWIMGQKDQNDRDEQVMIYPWINAILPLGEWAPGKQRWVEHLSRRYDSPEAAAVVWGLPVSPAYGITWQDMARLQTWFEPADAKKATEDMIAFMYVICEKWYGMHHDAIRKYDPNHLILGDKNMVMWHYEWMIPAMKKYVDVVTIQAYGRWEQDGKSVAKLYEQLGKPIYNGDGSYSYVQPNQQEWGAKGWRTEARSFQEVASLYRETLEGMMATPYMIGWHHCGCLEQWDAAERGDSPMNENGFMDPFENYHTEWTDVIRDVNTNAARLHEAAE, encoded by the coding sequence ATGAAGATACAAACAACTCTTTTCGCAACTGCAATGTTCGCCCTTGTGATCGCTATGTTCGCTGAGAGTGCGATCGCAGAGCCTGGAAAAGACTCGGATCTCGCAACCGGCTATGTTCACGCGAAACAGATCGACGGTGTCTGGTGGTTCATTAATCCCGATGGACAGAGGTTCGTCAGCTTGGGCGTGAACCACATCGAACCGCATCTCTGGCTGGCGCCCTACAACAAGGAAGCGACGCTCAAGCGATACGGCCAGGACATGGTGACCGAAGGCGCCCGATTCAACCCGGAGGGCACGGCCGTCAAACGCTGGATCGATCGTCAGATCGAAATCTGCGATGATCTGCACTTCAATACCTTCGGCAAGCACACGCATGAGTCGATCGACCGGGCATTGTACGAGGACAGGATGTACTATATCGCGTCGCTGGAGACTGCTCCCTTGGCCGGCTGGCGAGAGCGCAAGGGCCAGGGACCCCGGCCGGATGTTTTCTCTCGCGATTTCGAAGCGTTTCTCGACCGCCGGGTGCATGACGTGTGTGCCGAAAACAAGGAGAGCCGCAACCTGTTGGGCTACCTTTACACGGACGTTCCCAGTTGGATCATGGGTCAAAAGGACCAAAACGACCGGGACGAGCAAGTGATGATCTACCCATGGATCAACGCCATTCTGCCACTCGGAGAATGGGCGCCCGGCAAGCAGCGTTGGGTCGAACACCTGAGCCGGCGGTACGATTCGCCCGAGGCGGCGGCCGTTGTCTGGGGGCTGCCCGTCAGTCCGGCCTATGGCATTACCTGGCAGGACATGGCCCGATTGCAAACGTGGTTCGAGCCGGCTGACGCAAAGAAGGCCACCGAGGACATGATCGCGTTCATGTACGTGATCTGCGAGAAGTGGTACGGCATGCACCACGACGCGATCCGCAAGTACGATCCGAACCATTTGATTCTCGGTGACAAGAACATGGTCATGTGGCACTACGAGTGGATGATTCCGGCGATGAAGAAGTACGTCGACGTGGTCACCATCCAGGCCTACGGTCGCTGGGAGCAGGATGGCAAGTCAGTCGCGAAACTCTACGAACAACTCGGCAAGCCCATCTACAACGGCGACGGATCCTACAGTTACGTACAGCCGAATCAGCAGGAGTGGGGAGCCAAGGGCTGGCGAACCGAGGCCAGGAGCTTCCAGGAAGTGGCGTCGCTCTATCGCGAAACGCTCGAAGGCATGATGGCCACTCCCTACATGATCGGCTGGCACCACTGCGGCTGCCTGGAACAGTGGGACGCGGCCGAGCGGGGCGATTCGCCCATGAACGAAAACGGCTTTATGGACCCGTTTGAGAACTACCATACCGAGTGGACCGACGTGATCCGCGACGTCAATACCAACGCGGCGAGACTTCACGAAGCCGCCGAGTGA
- a CDS encoding WD40/YVTN/BNR-like repeat-containing protein: MQLTIRQTALCIFLACMASIAHAHVPHDIIYSLDVSPNFHEDGLVFASSTQFGEAHLVSTNFGETFSESHAGMDRTLVTGHTFSPSFREDGTVLRSDDSGRSWQEVFRRTNDYVCKIAFSPYYAEDGTIAVGTAKGFVFLSENEGEDWQLRSNGLNRWVHHTDILVTRLLFSPDYKKDRTLLLGKTTGFYKTTDGGDFWRHINVWNTKWGYYVYPAPGGASRDVFTATYNSGISRSRDLGSTWESANIGITSAFANGMQLSPAYDKDKTIFVIDISTGLYRSTDAGHTWSQIPELDISRYYNQPVLHRELGVSHQFADDGILLMFTVPRHILDVEEKFVWKYNDKTREIKRVIVGSESNYINAFAFPPVGSKKNLMFCASGQGVFRSQDKGDTWEHVFRGNASQIFVSPNFDKDGLVLVMNAGGQLHSSRDWGATFGSSDFNLNEYYINNLVFSPTYAADNTLYATTFGERVLRSVNGGKTWNYFGLKGKFLYTGLTFSGSYAEDGTIFAPAIDGIYRSTNRGKDWENVLNPTQFLAKVPFVTLKDADGQAISITFGDEAMMRQYDSWDPEISPQIYRRVKNGVQMVSSPNAYLGQYYKFRVDFGYAFEVYFYGTGIEYKCVQDADLGIAEIFLDGESQGRLDLYHATETCDVTGYRSDDLEAGIHTLRVEATGHKNANSRGTAISFNAANITN, encoded by the coding sequence ATGCAACTCACGATTAGACAAACCGCCCTGTGCATCTTCCTTGCGTGTATGGCGAGCATCGCCCATGCCCATGTCCCGCATGACATTATCTACTCGCTGGACGTGAGCCCGAATTTTCATGAGGACGGCTTGGTCTTCGCTTCCTCGACCCAATTCGGCGAGGCCCATCTCGTTTCGACGAATTTTGGGGAGACGTTCTCCGAATCTCACGCCGGCATGGACCGGACGCTGGTCACCGGGCATACCTTTTCGCCCAGTTTCCGAGAGGACGGCACGGTCCTGCGAAGCGACGATTCCGGAAGGTCGTGGCAGGAGGTTTTCCGTCGCACGAACGACTACGTCTGCAAGATAGCGTTCTCGCCGTACTATGCGGAGGACGGGACCATTGCAGTAGGAACGGCGAAAGGTTTCGTGTTTCTCTCCGAGAACGAAGGGGAGGACTGGCAACTGAGATCCAATGGCCTGAACCGCTGGGTGCATCATACCGATATCCTCGTCACGCGACTCTTGTTCTCGCCGGACTACAAGAAGGACCGCACACTGCTGCTGGGGAAGACAACCGGGTTCTACAAGACCACCGACGGCGGCGACTTCTGGCGACATATCAACGTCTGGAACACAAAGTGGGGATACTACGTCTATCCCGCTCCGGGCGGCGCGTCCCGGGACGTGTTCACGGCAACGTACAACAGCGGCATCTCCCGTTCCCGCGACCTCGGCAGTACATGGGAGTCGGCCAACATCGGAATCACGTCCGCGTTTGCCAACGGGATGCAGCTCTCGCCCGCCTACGACAAGGACAAGACGATCTTCGTCATCGATATCTCCACCGGGCTGTATCGGTCGACCGACGCGGGCCATACCTGGTCCCAGATCCCCGAACTGGACATATCCCGATACTACAACCAGCCGGTACTGCATCGGGAATTGGGTGTGTCCCATCAGTTTGCCGACGATGGAATCCTGCTGATGTTCACCGTCCCCAGGCATATCCTTGACGTCGAGGAGAAGTTCGTCTGGAAGTACAACGATAAGACGCGGGAAATCAAACGCGTGATTGTCGGCAGCGAATCCAACTACATCAATGCCTTCGCCTTCCCCCCCGTGGGTTCGAAGAAGAACCTGATGTTCTGCGCGTCGGGCCAGGGAGTCTTTCGGTCGCAGGACAAGGGTGACACCTGGGAGCACGTTTTCCGGGGCAACGCCTCGCAGATATTCGTCTCGCCCAACTTCGACAAGGACGGCCTGGTTCTGGTGATGAACGCCGGGGGCCAACTCCATAGTTCGCGTGATTGGGGGGCGACGTTTGGATCGAGCGATTTCAATCTGAACGAGTACTACATCAACAATCTCGTCTTCTCGCCAACCTATGCCGCCGACAACACACTTTACGCCACCACGTTCGGCGAGAGGGTGCTGCGGTCGGTGAATGGCGGCAAGACTTGGAATTACTTCGGCCTCAAGGGAAAATTCCTCTATACCGGCCTGACGTTTTCCGGCAGCTACGCGGAGGATGGAACCATCTTCGCGCCCGCGATCGACGGCATCTACCGCTCGACCAACCGGGGTAAAGATTGGGAAAACGTTTTGAACCCGACGCAGTTTCTGGCCAAAGTTCCCTTTGTGACTCTGAAGGACGCTGACGGCCAAGCGATCAGCATCACCTTTGGCGACGAAGCGATGATGCGGCAGTACGACAGTTGGGATCCGGAAATCAGTCCCCAGATCTATCGACGCGTGAAGAACGGCGTACAGATGGTCTCTAGCCCCAACGCCTACCTCGGACAATACTACAAATTCCGGGTGGACTTCGGCTATGCCTTCGAAGTCTACTTCTATGGCACGGGAATTGAATACAAATGCGTCCAAGATGCCGACCTGGGCATCGCGGAGATTTTTCTCGACGGAGAGAGCCAGGGACGCCTTGACCTGTACCACGCAACCGAGACGTGCGACGTGACGGGCTACCGCAGTGACGATCTTGAAGCTGGCATCCACACGCTGCGAGTTGAGGCTACCGGTCACAAGAATGCAAACTCGCGCGGGACGGCGATATCATTTAACGCAGCCAACATCACGAATTGA
- a CDS encoding sigma-70 family RNA polymerase sigma factor: protein MDQQPPRENDRVQQFSRLLVSNQRRIHGFILSLVHDRAAAADILQDVSMLLWEKFDRFEPGTDFAAWGMSIARLTILNWRRRQQRVPLPLDDELLVILADEATKVSCEYEDRRVALGHCIQTLSDENRDLLVARYAMDRPVSGIAQRLGRSRVAVYKRLTRIHGLLLDCINDRVQAEGTQ, encoded by the coding sequence ATGGACCAGCAACCTCCGCGAGAAAACGACCGGGTGCAACAGTTTTCCCGACTGCTGGTGTCGAATCAACGCCGAATCCACGGCTTCATTCTGTCGCTGGTACACGATCGGGCCGCCGCTGCCGACATCCTGCAAGACGTGAGCATGTTGCTTTGGGAGAAGTTCGACCGCTTTGAACCGGGAACCGATTTCGCTGCCTGGGGCATGAGTATTGCCAGGCTCACGATCTTGAATTGGCGGCGGCGTCAGCAGCGCGTGCCACTGCCTCTCGATGATGAACTACTTGTGATCCTGGCCGACGAAGCGACCAAAGTCAGTTGCGAGTACGAGGATCGACGGGTTGCGTTGGGGCATTGCATTCAAACACTGAGCGATGAAAACCGAGACCTGCTTGTGGCGCGATACGCAATGGATCGGCCAGTTTCCGGAATTGCCCAGCGATTGGGACGCAGTCGCGTTGCCGTGTACAAGCGTCTTACTCGAATCCACGGCCTCCTGTTGGACTGCATCAATGACCGCGTACAGGCGGAGGGAACCCAATGA